The proteins below are encoded in one region of Hordeum vulgare subsp. vulgare chromosome 3H, MorexV3_pseudomolecules_assembly, whole genome shotgun sequence:
- the LOC123444014 gene encoding uncharacterized protein LOC123444014: MEAPDEEAGLGLPEDERLLEVTIISAQGLKPPSGLRRRLQAYAVAWVDTAHRLQTQPDRSGGLDPAWHERFLFRVHEAALAEDSRAAVTVEIYASPNGAWHIGGDSLIGSARFLLGDNCLLSRPVGSPAMFAVGVRRPSGRVHGLLNVAASLVAAPPSPAASHALSLSPAVSLSGLPPAVAISSLSTAPISGRVLRVLNRAHPTPPPSPKVLTPKKLQTSVKPNNKGSDNQQVAVKPNNKREDDASDQEGEDENTYMGGVMFCGPCVLPFPRKIHTSPSDENLQAFAGIFSSGVGIARRSPSPRH; encoded by the coding sequence ATGGAGGCGCCGGACGAGGAGGCCGGACTGGGGCTCCCGGAGGACGAGCGGCTTCTGGAGGTCACCATCATCTCCGCGCAGGGGCTGAAGCCGCCTTCTGGACTTCGGCGGCGGTTGCAGGCGTACGCCGTGGCGTGGGTTGACACGGCGCACAGGCTCCAGACGCAACCCGACCGCTCTGGCGGCCTCGATCCGGCTTGGCACGAGCGGTTCCTCTTCCGCGTGCACGAAGCCGCGCTCGCCGAGGATTCCCGCGCTGCCGTCACCGTCGAGATCTACGCCTCACCGAACGGGGCCTGGCACATCGGCGGGGACTCCCTGATCGGATCAGCGCGGTTCCTCCTCGGCGACAACTGCCTCCTGTCTCGCCCCGTTGGGTCCCCAGCCATGTTCGCGGTCGGCGTCCGACGCCCCTCCGGCCGCGTCCACGGACTCCTCAATGTGGCCGCTAGCCTGGTCGCTGCGCCGCCCTCTCCGGCGGCCTCCCACGCCCTCAGCCTCTCCCCCGCCGTCTCTCTCAGTGGCCTACCCCCTGCCGTTGCCATCAGCAGCCTCTCCACGGCGCCCATCTCAGGCCGCGTGCTGCGCGTCCTCAACCGCGCGCACCCAACACCCCCACCTTCTCCTAAGGTGCTCACGCCCAAGAAGCTGCAGACCTCGGTGAAGCCTAACAATAAGGGATCAGACAACCAGCAGGTTGCGGTGAAGCCAAATAACAAACGCGAAGACGATGCCAGCGATCAGGAGGGGGAGGATGAGAACACGTACATGGGCGGGGTGATGTTTTGCGGGCCTTGTGtcttaccattcccgaggaagatTCACACCAGTCCCTCTGACGAGAACCTGCAGGCCTTCGCTGGCATCTTCTCTAGCGGTGTCGGCATTGCCAGACGGAGCCCGAGCCCTCGGCACTGA